The Fusobacterium perfoetens genomic interval TAATAAAAGAAGTTTTGGTTTATTTAAAGTAACCATCAAAAGAGCCAAACATTGCCTTTGTCCTCCAGATAACATTCTTACTTCTGTATCCATTTGTTTTTCAATTCCAAGTCCTAACTCACTTAAAAGACTTTCATAATAATTTTTTCTTTTTTGATTTAATCCAAATGAGAAATTAAATTTTTTACCTTTATTATCAGCCATTGAAAGATTTTCAAATACTGTCATTGATGGAGCAGTTCCCATTGATGGGTCTTGGTATACTTTTGAGATATATGAATTTTTTTTGTAAAGCTCATCTCTTGTAATATCTTTTTCATCTAAAGAAACTGTACCAGAATCAGGAGTTATACTTCCCATTATAAGATTTAAAAGAGTAGATTTTCCAGCTCCATTACTTCCTATAACTGTTATAAATTCTCCATTATTTATATCTAAATTCAATCCTTTGAAAACTCTTTTTTCTGTTCCTAATTCTGTTAAGAATGTTTTTTCTATTGATCTCAAACTAAGCATTTTTCTTCACTCTCCCTCTATCTTTCAACAAATTACTATTTTTTACTGCTAATATTGATACAACTATAATTGCTGTTATAAGTTTCAAATCACTTGCATTAAATCCAACTTTTAAAGCGATTGTTATTATCATTCTATAAATTATTGTTCCAAGTACCACTATTGTTGTCATTGAAAATTTTCTTTTATTTTGTATGATACTTTCTCCAATTATTATTGAAGCAAGTCCTGTAACAATTGTTCCTGTTCCCATTCCCACATCGGCAAATCCTTGATGTTGAGCATATAATCCCCCAGCTAAAGCAACTATTGCATTTGATAATATAAGTCCATATATTTTTAATTTATCTTTATCAACTCCTAAAGTTACTACTAAGTTTTCATTATCTCCCAAAGCTCTTAGGACAAAACCAAATTTTGTTCTAAGTAAGAAATCTAAAAATATTTTACAAAGCCCAACTACTATTGCAATAATAATTATTTTATTTAAACCACTGGAAAATATACTTTCTACTTTGAAAAGAGATACATTAGCTCTTCCCATTATTTTTATATTTATACTGTAAAGTCCCGTCATAACAATTATTCCTGCAAGTAACCCCGCTATTTTAAATTTTACACTGATAAAACCTGTTATAAATCCTGCTATACAACCACCTAAGATTGCAAGTGCAAGAGCTATTATTGGATTAACTCCTTTTACTAAACAACTTGCTACTATAGCAGCTCCCAATGGAAAACTTCCATCAACTGTCATATCTGGAAAATCCAATATCCTAAAAGTTATATATACTCCCATTACCATTATAGCAAATATTAAACTCTGTTCAATTGTCCCTGTAAGCATCTCTATCCTCTCCTATTCCTTATTTATGCAATAATAGTAACATTATTTTTAATTATTTTGTAGATAACAATTAAAATATTTATTTGTTCCACTTTGATAAAAGTTTTCCCTTTAAAAACTTGACTTTACATAAATAATTTTATTTTTTTCTCTCAAAAATTTGTTCGTTTTATTCTTCTAATTTTTATAAAATTATAACTTTTCTAATAAATCTTTTGGAATTTCTATTCCAAATTCTTTTGCTAACTCTTGGTTTATCATAAGTTTTGTATCTTTTGGTGATTCTATTGGCATATCGCTTACTTTTTCACCATTTAAAATTCTTACTGCCATAAGTCCTGTTTGGAATCCTAAATTTTTAAAATCAATAGATTCTGTTGCAAGTCCACCAGCACCAAATTGTGCATCATCAGATGTTATCATTGGAACTTTTTTAGCTTTTGCTTTTTCTGAAATTAAACTTATAGATGAAGTTACTGTATTATCACTTGGTGTGTATAATAAATCTACATCTTCTAATAAAATATCCAATGCTTGACCAACTTCATTTACATTTGTAACACCTTTTTCAACTATCTCCAATCCATTAGTCTCAACTATTTTTCTAAATTTTTCTAAAAATACTCTCGAATTTTCTTCACTTGTATTATATAAGAATCCAACTTTTTTAGCATTTGGTAAAAGTTTTTTTATAAGTTCCACTTGTTTTTCCATTGGTGGCATATCAGTTGTTCCTGATAGATTTTTTCCTACAAGTCCAACAGCTTTTGGATCAGTTACTGCCGTGATAAGTATTGGGATTTCATTTGTAGCATTAAGCATTGCTTGTGATGATGGGGTTGAAACTGCCAAAACCAAATCTTTTTTACTTTGTACAAATCCTTGAGCTATTGTTTGAGCTGTTCCAAAATCTCCTTGAGCATTTTGAATTTCAAAATTTAGTTTTGTTTCATCAAAACCATTTTCTTTTAAAGCCTCTTTAAATCCAATTACTGCAGAATCAAGAGCTGGGTGCTCCACTATTTGAGTGATACCTATCTCTATTTTTT includes:
- a CDS encoding ABC transporter ATP-binding protein encodes the protein MLSLRSIEKTFLTELGTEKRVFKGLNLDINNGEFITVIGSNGAGKSTLLNLIMGSITPDSGTVSLDEKDITRDELYKKNSYISKVYQDPSMGTAPSMTVFENLSMADNKGKKFNFSFGLNQKRKNYYESLLSELGLGIEKQMDTEVRMLSGGQRQCLALLMVTLNKPKLLLLDEHTAALDPKTSKIILDKTDEIVRKNNITTLMITHNLEDAITYGDRIIMLHEGEIILNVSGEEKKKLTPKKLLEKFQTVKGRLNDSAIFTA
- a CDS encoding ABC transporter permease, producing the protein MLTGTIEQSLIFAIMVMGVYITFRILDFPDMTVDGSFPLGAAIVASCLVKGVNPIIALALAILGGCIAGFITGFISVKFKIAGLLAGIIVMTGLYSINIKIMGRANVSLFKVESIFSSGLNKIIIIAIVVGLCKIFLDFLLRTKFGFVLRALGDNENLVVTLGVDKDKLKIYGLILSNAIVALAGGLYAQHQGFADVGMGTGTIVTGLASIIIGESIIQNKRKFSMTTIVVLGTIIYRMIITIALKVGFNASDLKLITAIIVVSILAVKNSNLLKDRGRVKKNA
- a CDS encoding ABC transporter substrate-binding protein, giving the protein MCLKKIVRGLIISSLILLNFGCGKSEEKIEIGITQIVEHPALDSAVIGFKEALKENGFDETKLNFEIQNAQGDFGTAQTIAQGFVQSKKDLVLAVSTPSSQAMLNATNEIPILITAVTDPKAVGLVGKNLSGTTDMPPMEKQVELIKKLLPNAKKVGFLYNTSEENSRVFLEKFRKIVETNGLEIVEKGVTNVNEVGQALDILLEDVDLLYTPSDNTVTSSISLISEKAKAKKVPMITSDDAQFGAGGLATESIDFKNLGFQTGLMAVRILNGEKVSDMPIESPKDTKLMINQELAKEFGIEIPKDLLEKL